The following is a genomic window from Meiothermus sp. QL-1.
CCCCATCCTCCAGGGTCCAGTAGAGGCCCCAGCGCAAGGCCCGGGTCAGGAAGGCCAGGGTGGCCCGCCCCTCACCCCGGTAGCGGAAGACCACCCGAGGGCCCGGGGGAAGGCTGAAGCCGCTGGGGTCTGGGTAGGCCACCACCCCGGGCAGGCCCACCAGGTAGCGCCCCTCATAGAGGAACAGGTTGCGCTCCGCGCTCACCAGCGTGGCCCGGCGCCACTGCCCTTCCCAGTAAAACTGCACCTCCTTGCCCACGTAGGCCTCGAGCGGGCTGGGCCTCTCGGGCACCTCCACCCGGCGGGAAAGCTCGCTTACCCCCAGTAGCCGCAGCGTACCCGGCACCAGACTTTCGAATAGGGCCGCCTCTGGGGTCCAAACCCACTCCCCCGGGGGCAGCTCCTGGGGCAGTCTCAGTTCAGCAAAGCCCCGGTACAGCGCCGCTTCCTGTGCCTGCGCCCACAAAAAAAGCCCAAAAAGCCAGAGCCATCCTATGCGCATGGGCCAAGTAAACCACCGCACCGGGGGTTTTGGGTGAGCGCAGGCTAAAGGGGCCTAGCTCAAACCGGGGATGTCGTCCCGGATACAGGCCTTGTAATGCCCCGGGGCCACCTCCTTGAGCTCGGGCACCACCTGGGCGCACTCGGCGATGGCATAGCGGCAGCGGGTGCGGAAGACGCAGCCCGAAGGAGGGTTGATGGGGCTTGGAATGTCCCCCTGCAAAACTATCCGCTCGCGCTTCAGGGTGGGGTCGGGCATGGGGATGGCCGAAAGGAGGGCCTCGGTATAGGGATGCTTGGGGTTGCGGTAGAGCTCTTTAGCGGTGGCCAGCTCCATAATCTTGCCCAGGTACATCACCGCCACCCGGTCCGAGATGTACTCCACCACCGCCAGGTCGTGCGCAATAAAAAGAAGGGTCAGCCCGAGCTGCTCCTTGAGGTCCTGCAGCAGGTTCACCACCTGGGCCTGGATGGAGACGTCCAGGGCCGATACGGGCTCATCGGCTACGATGAATTCCGGCCGCACTGCCAAAGCCCGGGCAATCCCGATGCGCTGGCGCTGGCCGCCGGAGAACTCGTGGGGGTAACGCCGAATGTGATCCGGGTTCAACCCCACCATCTGCAAAAGCTCCGCCACTCGCTCAGTCCGGGCCTTGGCCGAGGCCTCCAGGTTGTGAATCACCAGCGGCTCGGCGATGATATCGCCCACGGTCATGCGCGGGTTGAGGGAGGCGAAGGGGTCCTGGAAGATGATCTGCATCTTGCGGCGGTAGGCCCGAAGCTGGTTCTTGGGCAGGTGGGTGATGTCCTGTCCATCGAAGCGGATGGTTCCCTCGGTGGGCTCGATAAGGCGCAGGATGGTGCGGCCTACTGTGGTCTTGCCCGAGCCGGACTCCCCCACCAGGCCCAGCACCTCCCCCTTCTTCACCCCAAAGCTCACCCCGTTGACCGCCTTGACGTGGCCCACCACCCGTGAAAGAACCCCACCCCGGATGGGAAACCACTTCTTCAGGTTCTCCACCTCCACCAGGTGGGTGGTGGTAGCAGTCGCTGCGCTCATGCCTCCACCGCCTCTCCATTCTGAATCTCAGCCCAGCGCACGCAGCGCACCATGTGGCCGCCCCCCGCGTCCTGCAAGGCCGGGATCTCCTGGTCGCAAAGCCCAGGCTTGTAAAACTTGCAGCGGGGATGGAAGGCGCAGCCAGCGGGCAGGCTCAGGGGGTTGGGCACGTTGCCAGGAATGGCCTCCAGCCGCTGCTGGTGCTCAGCGGCTAGGTCGAGCCGCGGCACCGAGTTCAAAAGCCCCATGGTATAGGGGTGCAGGGGCTTCTTGAAGGTGGGCACCACATCCGCCTCCTCCACCGCCCGCCCAGCGTACATCACCACCACCCGGTCGGCCATCTCCGCCACCACCCCCAGGTTGTGGGTGATGAAGAGGATGCTCATCCCAATCTCTTCCTGGAGCTTCTTCATCAGCTCCAGAATCTGGGCCTGGATGGTCACGTCCAAAGCGGTGGTGGGCTCGTCGGCAATTAGAAGTGAGGGGTTACAGGAAAGCGCCATGGCGATCATCACCCGCTGGCGCATACCCCCCGACATCTGGTGGGGGTAGTTGGCCAGGCGCTTCCTGGGCTCAGGGATGCCCACCAGATCGAGCATCTCTGCGGCCTGCTCAAGCGCCTCCTTCCGGCTTTTGCCCTGGTGAAGCTGGATGGCCTCAGCGATCTGGTCCCCCACGGTGTAGACCGGGTTCAAGGAGGTCATGGGCTCCTGAAAGATCATGGCAATGTCGTTGCCCCGGATGCGGCGCATGCTGGCCTCATCCTCTTTGACCAGGTCGCGGAGCTTACCATCCTTGCCGCGAAAAAGCATCTGGCCGCCCACAATCTTGCCCGGTGGGGAGGGAATCAGGCGCATCATGGCCAGGCTGGTCACCGACTTTCCGGAACCCGACTCCCCCACCACCGCCAGGGTCTCGCCCTTGTTAATGTGAAAGGAGACCCCGTCCACCGCCTTCACCACCCCGTCGTCGGTGAAGAAGTGCACCTTGAGGTCCTTCACTTCAACCAGTCTGTTCTCGTCCATGCCCACTCCTACAAAGTCAGGCCATTATACCCCTCACACCTTGGTGCGCGGGTCGAGCGCGTCGCGCAGGCCATCGCCAAGGAAGTTATACGCCAGAATAGCCAGCAGGATGAACACCCCGGGAATTAGAAGCCAAGGCCGCTCGGTAAAGGCGGTGATGCCCGTGGCCTGGGCCTTGGAGAGCATCAAGCCCCAGGAAGTGGCCGGCTCCTGAATCCCGAGCCCCAGGAAGGAAAGCCCCGACTCCCCCAGGATGAAACCGGGAATGGCCAGGGTCACCGCCACGATGAGGTAGGTATAGGTACCCGGCAACACATGGCGGACGATAATGCGCACGTCCCCTGCCCCCAAAGCCTGGGCGGCCTGGGCGTACTCCATCTCCCGAAGCTGCAGGACCTGGCTGCGGATGATGCGGGCCAGCCCCCCCCAGTTCACGAAGGAGAGAATGGTCACCACCAACACGAAGCGCACCGCTGGCGGCACCTCGATGGGTATTAGCACCGAGAGGATGATGAGCAAGAACAAATCGGGAATGGCCGCCAGCACCTCCACAGTGCGCATGATGAGGGTGTCCAGATCGAACTCAATCCGGGGCCAAAGCAGAATATAGCCGATGCCCCCCAACAAAACCACCCCTATGAGCCCGGCCACAATGGCCTCCAGCCCCCGGCTGGTCTCCAGGAAGCCTTCGACCGTGATCCAAAGCAGCCAGGCCACCCCCCCCCAGGCCAGCAACCAGAGCAGGGCCCGGGCCAGGTGGCTAGGCCAGACCAAGAAGCGCATCAAAAAGCCCAGCAGCACCAACCCCAAAGCCAAGCCCAGCATCCCCAGGACCAAGTAGCCGACCCGCTGCAGGTTGGGGCGGATAAACTGCTCATACCCCTGGCCCAGCGCCCAGAGCAGCACTCCCATCAGGGCCAGCCCCAAAGCGGCCAGCAGGTGGGCGTACCAGGGGCTGGCCCGTACAAAACGCCAGAATTCGGGGTTCAGAAGACCGATACTGAAGGTGACCGGACGGCCCGCGTAGTAGCCGGAGATGCTGCCCATGAAAACACCTATTAGTAGGGCTAGGGCGACCGCAAAAATACCGATGGTGAGGCTGATGCGGGCCCCAAACCAGATGCGGCCCCATATGTCGCGCCCAAAGTCGTCCGCCCCCCAAAGGAAGAGCCTGGCCTGGTCCTCCAAAAGCCAAGGCCCCCCAAAGAGGCGCAGATTGGCCGGAATCAACCCCAAAAAGCGGTAAGGCTCCCCCTCCACGAAGAAGTAGATGGGATAACGCCCCTTCTCGCAGTCGGTGATCACCTCGACCTTGAAGGTCTCGGGGTTTCTGCGCCGCTCGGAGGGGCACACATAGGGGCGGGTCAGCCTGCCGTTCTCGTCGCGCCAAAAAATCTTGGTCGGAGGTGCATAGGAGAAGTCGCGGAAGCTCTTCTCCTCCGGGTAGGGGGCCAGGAAATCGGCGAAAAGCGCCCCTAGGTAGAAGACAAGCAGCACCACCGCCCCCAGCCGGGCCAAGGGGTGGCGCTTGAAGCGAATCCAGGCCTGCTGGAAAAAGCCCCGGCTCTGTAGAGCAGTGTTCGGTTTTCGCGCCAGCATCCTGAGCCTCCTAGCTGTAGCGAATGCGCGGGTCTACCCAGGCCAAAAGCAGGTCAGAAAGCAGGTTGCCAATCATCAAAAGCACCGTGGTGATGGTGATTAGGCCCATGATCACGTACACATCGATGGCCGAGATGGCCTCCAAAAGCGCCGGGGTAATGCCGGGCCAGGCCATCACCACCTCGACCAGCCCTGCCCCACCAATAAGACCAGGCAGGAGGCCACCAATGCCGGCTATGAAGGGAATCACCGCATTCCTGAGGGCGTGCTTGTAGATGACCACCCGCTCCGAAAGCCCCTTGGCCCTAGCGGTGCGGATGTAGTCTTGCGAGAGCACATCCAGCATCTGGCCGCGC
Proteins encoded in this region:
- a CDS encoding ABC transporter permease, whose translation is MLARKPNTALQSRGFFQQAWIRFKRHPLARLGAVVLLVFYLGALFADFLAPYPEEKSFRDFSYAPPTKIFWRDENGRLTRPYVCPSERRRNPETFKVEVITDCEKGRYPIYFFVEGEPYRFLGLIPANLRLFGGPWLLEDQARLFLWGADDFGRDIWGRIWFGARISLTIGIFAVALALLIGVFMGSISGYYAGRPVTFSIGLLNPEFWRFVRASPWYAHLLAALGLALMGVLLWALGQGYEQFIRPNLQRVGYLVLGMLGLALGLVLLGFLMRFLVWPSHLARALLWLLAWGGVAWLLWITVEGFLETSRGLEAIVAGLIGVVLLGGIGYILLWPRIEFDLDTLIMRTVEVLAAIPDLFLLIILSVLIPIEVPPAVRFVLVVTILSFVNWGGLARIIRSQVLQLREMEYAQAAQALGAGDVRIIVRHVLPGTYTYLIVAVTLAIPGFILGESGLSFLGLGIQEPATSWGLMLSKAQATGITAFTERPWLLIPGVFILLAILAYNFLGDGLRDALDPRTKV
- a CDS encoding ABC transporter ATP-binding protein, which codes for MSAATATTTHLVEVENLKKWFPIRGGVLSRVVGHVKAVNGVSFGVKKGEVLGLVGESGSGKTTVGRTILRLIEPTEGTIRFDGQDITHLPKNQLRAYRRKMQIIFQDPFASLNPRMTVGDIIAEPLVIHNLEASAKARTERVAELLQMVGLNPDHIRRYPHEFSGGQRQRIGIARALAVRPEFIVADEPVSALDVSIQAQVVNLLQDLKEQLGLTLLFIAHDLAVVEYISDRVAVMYLGKIMELATAKELYRNPKHPYTEALLSAIPMPDPTLKRERIVLQGDIPSPINPPSGCVFRTRCRYAIAECAQVVPELKEVAPGHYKACIRDDIPGLS
- a CDS encoding ABC transporter ATP-binding protein, with the protein product MDENRLVEVKDLKVHFFTDDGVVKAVDGVSFHINKGETLAVVGESGSGKSVTSLAMMRLIPSPPGKIVGGQMLFRGKDGKLRDLVKEDEASMRRIRGNDIAMIFQEPMTSLNPVYTVGDQIAEAIQLHQGKSRKEALEQAAEMLDLVGIPEPRKRLANYPHQMSGGMRQRVMIAMALSCNPSLLIADEPTTALDVTIQAQILELMKKLQEEIGMSILFITHNLGVVAEMADRVVVMYAGRAVEEADVVPTFKKPLHPYTMGLLNSVPRLDLAAEHQQRLEAIPGNVPNPLSLPAGCAFHPRCKFYKPGLCDQEIPALQDAGGGHMVRCVRWAEIQNGEAVEA